The Chroicocephalus ridibundus chromosome 3, bChrRid1.1, whole genome shotgun sequence genome has a segment encoding these proteins:
- the C3H2orf73 gene encoding LOW QUALITY PROTEIN: uncharacterized protein C2orf73 homolog (The sequence of the model RefSeq protein was modified relative to this genomic sequence to represent the inferred CDS: inserted 1 base in 1 codon; substituted 1 base at 1 genomic stop codon), with protein MCSVTFESVRDVQEIELERVHYVYGISSSDFKHRWWPAEEFRLYRYTLLNSRAPKETDLQKPVKLVFPAEFNQQRPSRGIVPFASPGASKGLPEVLEEQTSFSHRYNARDSANEPIXGERHGAFVCAEIKPASXSIVPKGTEIFLSARGSCSLEWPKTEKGNSVKRRMTSPSLFLQNS; from the exons ATGTGCAGTGTGACATTTGAGAGCGTACGAGATGTTCAAGAAATTGAGCTGGAGCGGGTTCA CTATGTATATGGAATTTCATCTTCCGATTTTAAGCATCGTTGGTGGCCGGCTGAGGAGTTCCGCCTGTATCGTTATACTCTACTGAATTCCAGAGCACCCAAAGAAACTGATCTTCAGAAACCAGTCAAGTTGGTTTTCCCAGCTGAGTTTAATCAGCAACGGCCTTCACGTGGAATAG TTCCATTTGCAAGTCCTGGAGCATCCAAAGGTCTTCCAGAGGTTTTAGAGGAACAGACCTCCTTTAGCCATCGGTACAATGCCAGAGACTCTGCTAATGAACCCATCTGAGGAGAG CGACATGGAGCTTTTGTGTGTGCAGAGATAAAACCAGCAA GGTCAATAGTTCCTAAGGGAACAGAAATATTCCTGAGTGCTAGAGGGTCATGTTCACTAGAATGGccaaaaacagagaaaggaaactcAGTGAAAAGACGAATGACCTCACCAAGTCTCTTCCTGCAGAATTCCTAG